One Candidatus Korarchaeum sp. genomic region harbors:
- a CDS encoding S1 RNA-binding domain-containing protein, whose translation MRELSAQAFPKRNDLVVATVKAVEEHGVVVSLDEYEGMEAYIPRSHVASGRIKDIRDFVKEGDKVVGRVIRADRRLGQVDLSLRYVSESERREKLEEWKERNRVLSLLRVAAQRAGYGEPEEVARRALERLFDHYRDPLDALEDLIYEGASVLTEAGVDGRLAEELRAIAESQLKPPVYVKDLVVKVVSYASDGVERVRRALIRGAEAGREAEVDVYSAGAPKYVISIRSRDPKAVKRAASSVLRAMEREIGDSESFEVVEERERRRRT comes from the coding sequence GTGAGGGAACTGAGCGCTCAGGCCTTTCCGAAGAGGAACGATCTCGTCGTAGCTACCGTCAAGGCCGTAGAGGAGCACGGTGTCGTAGTCAGCTTGGATGAGTACGAGGGCATGGAAGCATACATCCCAAGGAGCCACGTCGCCTCCGGGAGGATAAAGGACATAAGGGACTTCGTGAAGGAGGGGGACAAGGTAGTTGGTAGGGTGATAAGGGCCGATAGGAGGCTGGGCCAGGTCGACCTCTCGCTGAGGTACGTCAGCGAGAGCGAGAGGAGGGAGAAGCTGGAGGAGTGGAAGGAGAGGAACAGGGTACTGTCTCTCCTCAGGGTCGCGGCTCAGAGGGCGGGTTATGGGGAGCCCGAGGAGGTGGCTAGGAGGGCCCTGGAGAGGCTCTTCGATCACTACAGGGATCCCCTAGATGCACTGGAGGACCTGATATACGAGGGAGCTTCCGTCCTCACCGAAGCGGGTGTCGATGGGAGGCTGGCTGAGGAGCTCAGGGCGATAGCTGAGAGCCAGCTGAAGCCCCCCGTGTACGTGAAGGACCTCGTAGTTAAGGTCGTGAGTTACGCCAGCGACGGTGTGGAGAGGGTGAGGAGGGCGCTAATCAGGGGGGCTGAGGCCGGGAGGGAGGCTGAGGTGGATGTTTACTCAGCTGGAGCCCCTAAGTACGTGATCTCCATAAGGTCTAGGGATCCTAAGGCCGTGAAGAGGGCGGCTTCGAGCGTCTTGAGGGCTATGGAGAGGGAGATCGGGGACAGCGAGTCCTTCGAGGTCGTGGAGGAGAGGGAGCGCAGGAGGAGGACTTAG
- a CDS encoding 50S ribosomal protein L44e: MQVPATIRTYCPRCRRHTPHKVSLYKAGRARTLSWGQRQLERKRRGYGGEPRGMLRRKAKTTKKVLLVLTCEECGRKVMRNLGRLAKVEVQR; encoded by the coding sequence ATGCAGGTGCCAGCTACGATTAGGACCTACTGTCCCAGGTGCAGGAGGCACACCCCTCACAAGGTGTCGCTCTACAAGGCGGGGAGGGCTAGGACCCTCTCCTGGGGTCAGAGGCAGCTCGAGAGGAAGAGGAGGGGCTATGGGGGAGAGCCGAGGGGTATGCTGAGGAGGAAGGCCAAGACGACGAAGAAGGTACTCCTGGTGCTCACTTGCGAGGAGTGCGGCAGGAAGGTCATGAGGAACCTGGGGAGGTTGGCCAAGGTGGAGGTGCAGAGGTGA
- a CDS encoding 30S ribosomal protein S27e, which produces MRELVPMPRSYFIRVRCPKCGNEQVTFSHASRVVRCQVCEEVLAKPRGGRAEIIAPQMEKLGLRAPQKG; this is translated from the coding sequence ATGAGGGAACTGGTCCCGATGCCCAGGAGCTACTTCATCAGGGTGAGGTGCCCTAAGTGCGGTAATGAGCAGGTGACGTTCTCACACGCCTCCAGGGTGGTGAGGTGTCAGGTGTGCGAGGAGGTGTTGGCTAAGCCCAGGGGAGGTAGGGCTGAGATAATAGCCCCACAAATGGAGAAACTCGGTCTCAGAGCTCCCCAAAAGGGCTAA
- a CDS encoding DNA primase small subunit domain-containing protein encodes MIANLFRAYYRSMRGAIYVPDVIRREFMFRGFDGRVRRHMAFGDLEELRRYLVYDPPLDAYYSVSLYERPEAEMGDKGRIRADLLFDVDSSDLRDEGCESGSIWRCKGCGKLGMGLSPARCPSCGSDRIEVNHWLNERCIEVSREEVRKLIEILTQDLGVDQDWILVTYTGNRGFHVRVIDGPLTQLEREARREIAQYVMASGLDISSFISADGRGFILDTRSGHVARALRLMRGSDPMGHMRLSPREKRNLERALISSVSKSAARIDWMVTMDTGRLTRVPNSLHGKTGFRALSLTLDDYRTMDPFKDAVGIQAEPEMSLRIKLRVPRFRMRGEAFGPYSEGEEVRLPAHAASFLVLRGRAELYDSGSKD; translated from the coding sequence GTGATAGCGAACCTCTTCAGGGCTTACTACAGGTCGATGAGGGGAGCCATTTACGTACCAGATGTGATCAGGAGGGAGTTCATGTTCAGGGGGTTCGACGGTAGGGTGAGGAGGCACATGGCCTTCGGGGACTTGGAGGAGCTCAGGAGGTACCTGGTGTACGATCCCCCGCTCGACGCCTACTACTCGGTCTCCCTTTACGAGAGGCCCGAGGCCGAGATGGGGGATAAGGGGAGGATAAGGGCCGATCTACTTTTCGATGTGGACTCGAGTGACCTCAGGGACGAGGGGTGTGAGAGCGGCTCGATATGGAGGTGCAAGGGGTGCGGTAAGCTGGGGATGGGGCTGAGCCCAGCGAGGTGTCCGTCCTGCGGTTCCGATAGGATCGAGGTGAACCACTGGTTGAACGAGAGGTGCATAGAGGTGAGCAGGGAGGAGGTGAGGAAGCTGATAGAGATCCTAACTCAGGACCTAGGGGTCGATCAGGACTGGATACTCGTGACCTACACAGGGAACAGGGGGTTCCACGTGAGGGTGATAGATGGGCCCCTAACTCAATTGGAGAGGGAAGCCAGGAGGGAGATAGCTCAGTACGTCATGGCGAGTGGTCTCGATATCTCTAGCTTCATCTCGGCTGACGGGAGAGGTTTCATACTCGATACCAGGAGCGGTCACGTAGCCAGGGCCCTGAGGCTCATGAGGGGATCTGATCCGATGGGCCACATGAGGCTGAGCCCCAGGGAGAAGCGCAACCTGGAGAGGGCTCTCATATCCTCGGTATCCAAGTCAGCCGCTAGGATCGACTGGATGGTCACTATGGATACGGGGAGGCTCACCAGGGTGCCGAACAGCCTTCACGGGAAGACCGGATTCAGGGCCCTCAGCTTGACGCTGGATGACTACAGGACCATGGACCCCTTCAAAGATGCCGTTGGCATCCAAGCTGAACCCGAGATGAGCTTGAGGATCAAGCTGAGGGTACCGAGGTTCAGGATGAGGGGTGAGGCCTTCGGACCCTACAGCGAGGGGGAGGAGGTGAGGCTCCCGGCTCACGCGGCCTCCTTCCTAGTGCTCAGGGGGAGGGCTGAGCTGTACGATAGCGGTTCAAAGGATTAG